A stretch of Agelaius phoeniceus isolate bAgePho1 chromosome 37, bAgePho1.hap1, whole genome shotgun sequence DNA encodes these proteins:
- the LOC143691906 gene encoding uncharacterized protein LOC143691906 has protein sequence MRERLRELQSRNVSGLREALQRKIEALELQLRLHGNGSHHHGNHGHHGDHHGNHHHHEEKHPHGLHGNHHHGLHGNHHHHEKHGDHHAEHHGYHGNHQEKHPHDHHGNHHEKHGDHHDGHHGNHHHHHHEEKHPHGLHGDHDGHHGNHHEKHGDHLSGHHGDHDHGHHGDHDGHHGDHHEKHGDRHDGHHGNHHHHHEKHLHGFHGNHHDGEEEKHPHGLHGNHDGLHGNHHQEKHPHGLHGNHDGLHGNHHHEKHGDHHDGHHGNHHQEKHPHGFHGNRNDLHGNHHEEKHPHGLHGNRNDLHGNHHEEKHPHGLHGNHHGLHGNHAPHDHHGDRGKDHGDHPDGFHGNQHHPHHPLGYHGNRAKAADPAHAHGYHGNRSGLLHSNHPPGLHGNGKPGNRLEGGNHGNRHPLHGNHYGSRGGFRVSFPLRTNYMFARVRPPVRSALGAVSVCLWLRPGGAPNLGTPFSYAAPGQPNELVLLAWGGRPLELLVDDQAVALSLSPAPGRWQHLCVTWAASGGTWRSFQDGIPRGRGEGLAPGHALRPHGVVVLGQEQDTLGGRFDATQAFVGDLAELHLWSRALAPPEVAALARCASPARGDLLAWAQAGLELHGGVTTLPFHPCT, from the exons ATGCGGGAGCGGCTGCGCGAGCTGCAG AGCCGGAACGTGTCCGGGCTGCGCGAGGCCCTGCAGAGGAAAATcgaggccctggagctgcagctgcgtCTCCATGGCAACGGCTCCCATCACCATGGCAACCACGGTCACCACGGCGACCACCACGGCAACCACCACCACCATGAGGAGAAGCATCCCCACGGTCTCCATGGCAACCACCACCACGGTCTCCATGGCAACCACCACCACCATGAGAAGCACGGGGACCACCACGCTGAGCATCACGGTTACCATGGCAACCACCAGGAGAAGCATCCCCACGATCACCATGGCAACCACCACGAGAAGCACGGGGACCACCACGACGGTCACCATGgcaaccaccaccaccaccaccacgaGGAGAAGCATCCCCACGGTCTCCATGGCGACCACGACGGTCACCATGGCAACCACCACGAGAAGCATGGGGACCACCTGAGCGGTCACCACGGCGACCACGATCACGGTCACCATGGCGACCACGACGGTCACCATGGCGACCACCATGAAAAGCATGGGGACCGCCATGACGGTCACCATGgcaaccaccaccaccaccatgaGAAGCATCTTCAcggtttccatggcaaccaccatGACGGCGAGGAGGAGAAGCATCCTCACGGTCTCCATGGCAACCATGATGGTCTCCATGGCAACCACCACCAGGAGAAGCATCCCCATGGTCTCCATGGCAACCACGACGGTCTCCATGGCAACCACCACCACGAGAAGCATGGGGACCACCATGACGGTCACCATGGCAACCACCACCAGGAGAAGCATCCCCAcggtttccatggcaaccgcAATGATCTCCATGGCAACCACCATGAGGAGAAGCATCCCCACGGTCTCCATGGCAACCGCAACGATCTCCATGGCAACCACCATGAGGAAAAGCATCCCCACGGTCTCCATGGCAACCACCACGGTCTCCATGGCAACCACGCCCCCCACGATCACCACGGCGACCGCGGGAAGGACCACGGCGACCACCCCgatggtttccatggcaaccagcATCACCCCCATCACCCCCTGGGTTACCATGGCAACCGCGCCAAGGCCGCCGACCCCGCCCACGCCCACGGTTACCATGGCAACCGCAGCGGCCTCCTCCATAGCAACCACCCGCCCGGTCTCCATGGCAACGGCAAACCCGGCAACCGGCTGGAGGGCGGTAACCATGGCAACCGGCATCCGCTCCATGGCAACCACTACG GTTCGCGGGGCGGTTTCCGCGTGTCCTTCCCCCTCCGCACCAATTACATGTTCGCCCGCGTCCGTCCGCCCGTCCGCAGCGCCCTGGGGGccgtgtccgtctgtctgtgGCTGCGCCCCGGGGGCGCCCCCAACCTGGGCACCCCCTTCTCGTACGCGGCGCCCGGGCAGCCCAacgagctggtgctgctggcctggggcGGGcggcccctggagctgctggtggacGACCAG GCGGTGGCGCTGTCGCTGTCCCCGGCCCCGGGCAGGTGGCAGCACCTTTGTGTCACCTGGGCGGCCTCGgggggcacctggaggagcTTCCAGGACGGGATCCCCCGCgggaggggggaggggctggCCCCGGGCCACGCCCTGAGACCGCACggggtggtggtgctgggccaggagcag GACACCCTCGGGGGCCGTTTCGACGCCACCCAGGCGTTCGTGGGTGACCTGGCCGAGCTGCACCTGTGGAGCCGCGCCCTGGCCCCGCCCGAGGTGGCGGCGCTGGCCAGGTGTGCCTCACCTGCCCGGGGGGACCTGCTGGCCTGGGCCCAggcggggctggagctgcacgGGGGCGTCACCACCCTGCCCTTCCACCCCTGCACCTGA